The genomic DNA CGGGTGGCCAGGTGAGCTTGGCGTAGGCGCTCGGACCCTCCGGTGAGCGGCCGCCCCGTCCGCTGTTCGGTCCAGCGCTGTTCTCGGTAGTCCAAGATGAGGGGACGACGTCTGGGCGGTGTCCTCCCCCGCTCTCGTCCTTCGCCGATGAAATCGAGCACGACCTCCGTGCATTCGCACTGCTCCCGCACGCAGTACTGGTCATCGACGATGAAGAACCCGTTGGGTTCCTCCGCTTCGAAGATCTCCGCGAACGGAAACACCTCTTGAAAGGCCACGGTGGCGCTCGTTGATTCGATCT from Terriglobia bacterium includes the following:
- a CDS encoding SEC-C domain-containing protein, with translation MSGAQWNLLEMLFQVRKAAPRDLDPNREPYPFPFDEIESTSATVAFQEVFPFAEIFEAEEPNGFFIVDDQYCVREQCECTEVVLDFIGEGRERGRTPPRRRPLILDYREQRWTEQRTGRPLTGGSERLRQAHLATRPGLLAEIEGRHSLLRRLYRASKDRLHQPGQVVGPVRADRRGRNEPCPCGSGKKFKKCCGA